One window of the Nicotiana tabacum cultivar K326 chromosome 4, ASM71507v2, whole genome shotgun sequence genome contains the following:
- the LOC107760554 gene encoding uncharacterized protein LOC107760554, producing the protein MAPHGETIPSSNNIRTKNLSKPPRLSNDSLKRTMSDISFDWMNKEDTIDESNLPPISEVENAKCECCGMSEEYTSEYINRVRKMYSGKWICGLCADAVKEEAEKNGGKNEEALSVHMNACSKFNKFGRAYPVLYQAEAMREMYKKSTKGIMRAKSISPRDRIIPKKGGITRTNSCIPAITKEMNDLNIAT; encoded by the coding sequence ATGGCACCACATGGAGAGACTATTCCCAGTTCCAACAATATTCGAACAAAAAACCTAAGCAAACCCCCACGCCTCTCAAACGATAGCCTAAAAAGGACAATGTCCGATATCTCCTTCGATTGGATGAACAAAGAAGATACTATTGATGAGTCAAATCTACCTCCAATCTCAGAAGTAGAAAATGCAAAATGCGAGTGCTGTGGAATGAGTGAAGAATACACTTCCGAATACATTAATCGAGTTCGAAAAATGTATTCGGGTAAGTGGATATGTGGACTTTGTGCTGATGCAGtgaaagaagaagcagaaaaaaatggaGGAAAGAATGAAGAAGCATTAAGTGTTCATATGAATGCTTGTAGTAAGTTTAATAAATTTGGTAGGGCTTATCCAGTTCTTTATCAAGCTGAGGCAATGAGAGAGATGTATAAGAAGAGCACTAAGGGAATAATGAGGGCCAAATCTATTAGTCCAAGGGATAGAATTATTCCAAAGAAGGGTGGAATTACAAGAACAAATAGTTGCATTCCTGCAATTACTAAAGAGATGAATGATCTTAATATTGCAACCTAG